In Aliamphritea ceti, a single window of DNA contains:
- a CDS encoding amidohydrolase produces MKTNNWQQIRHQLHQYPELSGKEQSTAEFIRLQLESLQPDRLYTRIGGHGIAACFDSQKPGPTVLFRAELDALPIEELNCFAHRSVHSGISHKCGHDGHMTILLALAAYITTNLPDFGNAIVLFQPAEETGEGARAVVADPIFKQLNPDYCFALHNLPSHPMGLVMIREGSFNCASRGLTIKLTGKTAHAAYPETGISPANAVAELIQTLPSIADKLSQEELVMLTLIHCKLGEPAFGTSPGQAELLATLRSESDSAMRDLIESVTRQCNTVAQQHQLSVEFQWADIFAASHNDAECTKRIENAAFRCGQPVERLNEPFRWSEDFGAISATTNGAMFALGAGEMTPQIHNPDYDFPDELIATGQQLFADIYRQLLHES; encoded by the coding sequence ATGAAAACTAATAATTGGCAACAAATCCGCCATCAATTACATCAATATCCGGAATTATCAGGCAAAGAACAGTCAACGGCTGAGTTCATCAGGTTACAACTAGAGTCACTCCAGCCAGATAGGCTCTATACCAGAATAGGCGGACATGGAATTGCAGCTTGTTTCGACAGTCAAAAACCGGGACCAACAGTCCTGTTTCGTGCAGAGCTTGATGCATTACCCATTGAAGAACTTAACTGTTTTGCTCACCGTTCAGTGCATAGCGGTATCTCGCATAAATGTGGCCATGACGGCCACATGACAATCTTACTGGCACTGGCCGCATATATAACGACTAACCTCCCTGACTTCGGAAACGCCATAGTGTTATTCCAACCCGCCGAAGAAACCGGCGAAGGTGCCAGAGCGGTTGTAGCTGACCCAATATTCAAACAGCTCAATCCGGACTATTGCTTCGCGTTGCATAACCTTCCCAGCCACCCTATGGGCCTGGTTATGATTCGCGAAGGCAGCTTTAACTGTGCCTCCCGCGGGCTGACAATCAAACTTACCGGTAAAACGGCACATGCTGCTTATCCTGAAACAGGCATTAGCCCCGCCAACGCAGTAGCCGAACTGATACAGACCCTGCCAAGCATTGCCGACAAGCTCAGTCAGGAAGAGCTGGTAATGCTGACACTTATCCACTGTAAATTAGGTGAGCCGGCATTTGGAACCTCTCCCGGCCAGGCAGAATTACTGGCAACACTCCGCAGTGAGTCTGACTCCGCGATGAGAGATCTTATAGAATCCGTCACCAGACAATGCAACACTGTGGCTCAGCAGCACCAGCTAAGCGTTGAGTTTCAGTGGGCAGATATTTTTGCTGCAAGTCACAATGATGCTGAATGCACTAAACGCATTGAAAATGCGGCTTTCAGATGCGGGCAACCCGTAGAGCGGTTAAACGAGCCTTTTCGCTGGTCCGAAGATTTTGGCGCAATCAGCGCAACCACAAATGGCGCTATGTTCGCATTGGGAGCAGGTGAAATGACACCGCAAATACACAATCCTGATTACGACTTCCCTGATGAACTGATTGCTACTGGCCAACAGCTCTTTGCTGATATTTACAGGCAGTTACTCCATGAGTCGTAA
- a CDS encoding cysteine hydrolase family protein: MSQAVVVIDVQRAFFEPEPLPAKADQTIENINRLTVAARAASVPVVFIYHERPQSGLYFNSDEWQLQRDLITSEDDQKVRKTTPDSFLETDLQALLTEMQVDELIICGFASEFCVDTTTRRAAGLGYKVKLVTDAHTTHDKAHASGQQISLHHSNTLTSIASFPQKVIAVTSETISF; the protein is encoded by the coding sequence ATGAGTCAGGCAGTGGTTGTCATCGATGTTCAACGGGCGTTTTTTGAACCTGAGCCTCTACCAGCAAAAGCTGACCAGACAATTGAAAATATTAATCGGCTCACTGTTGCTGCCAGAGCTGCTTCAGTACCGGTGGTTTTTATCTATCATGAGCGCCCTCAGAGTGGTTTGTATTTTAACTCTGATGAGTGGCAATTACAGCGTGATCTTATCACTTCTGAAGATGATCAAAAGGTGAGAAAAACAACACCTGACTCATTTCTCGAAACAGATTTGCAGGCTCTGTTAACTGAAATGCAGGTAGACGAGTTGATTATCTGTGGCTTTGCCAGTGAGTTTTGTGTCGATACAACTACCCGACGGGCAGCAGGATTAGGCTATAAGGTTAAGCTGGTCACTGATGCGCATACTACCCATGATAAGGCGCATGCTTCCGGTCAGCAGATTAGTTTGCATCATTCAAATACTCTAACTTCAATCGCCAGTTTTCCGCAGAAAGTTATTGCTGTAACCAGTGAGACAATTAGTTTTTGA
- a CDS encoding putative bifunctional diguanylate cyclase/phosphodiesterase: MDTVVVSNSATLDKTLRSVTGVLIFNLSGQISYANQQAAAFLDLKQADVSDCGIEDFFRTESGHVPLSKLIVADFWQGSLLVEDVCISAEVSRIGRTTEWLLEFSFHEYVLPVADDDLHARLRHAVDSGMEGLSLHNAEGLFVYVNPAEAELYGYSVGELLGEHWSKLYSAVQIQQINETYFPLVLAEGKWRGELEGQRKDGSRFDVEVSLTLIRDDAGEPVGLICTCRDISERKLIEHQLRQAAAVFASAGQGIVITDIDFRIIAVNPATLGTSGYTEPQLLGQPIYFLSKKDRRNIRLAKLFSLAAEGKCWQGEVWAKRANGDIYPIWMTMSAVYAEDNQLTSLVFVFSDISSTKDAQAKLDKLAHYDHLTGLPNRLLLNERLDNAIYRAKRRKQKIALLFLDLDYFKNINDSLGHAVGDELLKEVAKRIRQSCHPDDLVARLSGDEFTVVCQNIPGVEQAEHLASRLIDCIAEPMDIEGYDYYQNVSIGISMYPRDGGCISELMKSADIAMYKAKAEGRQSYPVYSHDMAKQANEILVVERELREALLEEQFVLHYQPVLCAEGNLKGLEALVRWQHPKRGLIFPDHFIHIAESSRIIINLGEWVLREACLQARRWIDAGFKFEYVAVNVSGSQLEWDFYQLVEKVLIETGLPGNFLELEITETYLMTDLQSPELVLQSLRSLGVHLAIDDFGVGYSSLARLKQLPINRLKIDRSFIRDIVEDSSDLSIVNAIIAMSDTLGLNITAEGVETEAHYELLKQHSKVCSQGYYFSRPVDVKSIESWYRKKYL, encoded by the coding sequence GTGGATACGGTTGTAGTGAGCAACTCAGCTACTTTGGATAAGACGTTAAGATCGGTAACAGGCGTACTGATTTTCAATTTAAGTGGTCAGATTAGCTATGCTAATCAGCAGGCTGCGGCGTTTTTAGATCTAAAGCAGGCAGATGTAAGTGACTGCGGTATTGAAGATTTTTTCCGGACAGAGTCAGGCCATGTGCCCCTTAGTAAGCTGATCGTTGCTGATTTTTGGCAAGGTTCACTGCTTGTTGAGGATGTCTGTATATCTGCTGAAGTAAGTCGTATTGGCAGAACCACTGAATGGCTACTCGAATTCTCTTTTCATGAATATGTTCTTCCTGTTGCTGATGATGATCTGCATGCGCGGCTACGCCATGCGGTAGACAGTGGGATGGAAGGACTATCGTTACACAACGCAGAAGGCCTGTTTGTTTATGTTAATCCCGCTGAAGCTGAGTTATATGGGTATTCAGTTGGAGAGCTACTTGGCGAGCACTGGAGTAAGTTATATAGCGCTGTGCAGATTCAGCAGATTAACGAAACGTATTTTCCACTGGTGCTTGCTGAAGGAAAGTGGCGAGGTGAGCTTGAAGGTCAACGCAAAGATGGCAGTAGATTTGATGTAGAGGTTTCACTAACCCTGATCAGGGATGATGCAGGTGAACCTGTGGGGCTTATCTGTACTTGCCGGGATATATCAGAACGTAAACTCATTGAACATCAGTTACGGCAGGCAGCAGCAGTTTTTGCCAGCGCTGGTCAGGGCATAGTTATAACAGATATTGATTTCCGTATCATTGCAGTCAACCCGGCTACGCTTGGTACTTCCGGTTACACTGAGCCGCAATTACTTGGTCAGCCTATTTATTTTCTCTCCAAAAAAGATCGGCGAAATATTCGTCTTGCTAAGCTATTTTCATTGGCCGCTGAGGGGAAGTGCTGGCAGGGGGAGGTATGGGCAAAGCGTGCAAACGGAGATATATACCCGATTTGGATGACGATGTCCGCGGTCTATGCGGAAGATAATCAGCTTACGAGTCTGGTGTTTGTTTTTTCAGATATTTCCAGTACCAAAGACGCTCAGGCTAAGCTTGATAAGTTGGCTCATTATGATCATTTAACGGGCCTGCCAAATCGGCTGCTACTTAATGAGCGTTTAGATAATGCTATTTACAGGGCTAAACGTCGTAAACAGAAAATTGCGCTTTTGTTCCTTGATCTCGATTATTTTAAAAATATCAACGATAGCCTGGGCCATGCTGTAGGTGATGAACTTTTAAAAGAAGTTGCCAAGCGCATTCGGCAATCTTGTCATCCGGATGATCTGGTTGCACGTCTCAGCGGTGATGAGTTTACTGTCGTTTGCCAGAACATTCCTGGCGTAGAACAGGCGGAGCATCTTGCATCCAGGCTTATCGATTGTATTGCTGAGCCTATGGACATTGAAGGCTATGATTATTATCAGAATGTCAGTATTGGTATAAGTATGTATCCCCGTGACGGAGGCTGTATTTCAGAGCTAATGAAAAGCGCCGATATAGCTATGTACAAAGCTAAGGCAGAAGGTCGTCAGAGTTATCCGGTATATAGCCATGATATGGCCAAGCAGGCGAATGAGATTCTAGTTGTTGAACGCGAGTTGCGTGAGGCTCTGCTCGAAGAGCAATTTGTTCTGCATTATCAGCCGGTTCTGTGTGCGGAGGGTAATCTAAAAGGGCTTGAGGCATTGGTACGCTGGCAGCATCCGAAAAGAGGCCTTATTTTCCCTGATCATTTCATTCATATTGCTGAAAGTTCACGCATTATTATTAATCTTGGTGAATGGGTGCTTCGAGAGGCCTGCTTACAAGCCAGACGCTGGATCGATGCTGGTTTTAAGTTTGAATATGTCGCGGTGAATGTTTCTGGCAGCCAGCTTGAATGGGATTTTTATCAGTTGGTTGAGAAGGTGCTTATTGAAACAGGTTTACCTGGCAATTTTCTCGAGTTAGAAATTACTGAGACCTATCTGATGACTGATTTACAAAGCCCAGAGCTGGTGCTGCAGTCATTGCGGAGTTTAGGTGTGCATCTGGCAATTGATGATTTTGGCGTAGGATATTCTTCGCTGGCAAGGCTAAAGCAGCTACCTATAAACCGTTTAAAAATTGATCGTTCGTTTATTCGCGATATTGTTGAAGATAGCAGTGACCTGTCTATCGTGAATGCAATTATTGCAATGAGTGATACCTTAGGATTAAACATTACTGCTGAAGGTGTTGAAACCGAAGCCCATTATGAACTGCTAAAGCAACATTCTAAGGTCTGTTCTCAGGGTTACTATTTTTCCAGACCTGTTGATGTTAAATCAATAGAAAGCTGGTATAGGAAAAAGTATCTGTAA
- a CDS encoding YfgM family protein translates to MAELRTEEEQVEALKKWWQENGKSMLLGIALAGAIIFAWKGWQNNQQVEAETAAALYQNLIQAVALASVPQATEEQKATATHLASNLKADFDGTAYARFGALLNARLLLDAGDKDAAIAEFDWVLTQSEDPVMTVVTTMRKARVMASKGDVSEAISLLNGVSSDAFQVSLMELKGDLQLRNNDQAKARESYEQALELAGDEPRPILVMKLDNLAVEG, encoded by the coding sequence GTGGCAGAGTTGCGCACAGAAGAAGAACAGGTTGAAGCGTTAAAGAAGTGGTGGCAGGAAAACGGTAAGTCAATGCTACTTGGTATTGCGCTTGCTGGTGCGATTATCTTCGCGTGGAAAGGTTGGCAGAATAATCAGCAGGTTGAAGCTGAAACTGCCGCCGCGTTATATCAGAACCTGATTCAGGCCGTTGCATTGGCAAGTGTTCCTCAGGCGACTGAAGAGCAAAAAGCTACGGCTACTCACCTTGCCAGTAATCTTAAGGCTGATTTTGATGGTACAGCTTACGCTCGCTTTGGCGCATTGCTGAATGCCCGTTTATTGTTGGATGCTGGTGATAAAGATGCTGCCATTGCCGAGTTTGACTGGGTATTGACGCAGTCTGAAGATCCCGTCATGACTGTTGTGACGACTATGCGTAAAGCGCGCGTAATGGCTTCCAAAGGTGATGTTTCTGAAGCTATTAGTTTATTGAACGGCGTTAGCTCTGATGCTTTCCAGGTTAGCTTGATGGAGCTTAAGGGTGACTTGCAGTTACGTAATAACGATCAGGCTAAAGCACGTGAAAGTTATGAGCAGGCGCTTGAGTTAGCAGGTGATGAACCTCGTCCGATCTTGGTAATGAAACTCGATAATCTGGCTGTAGAGGGTTGA
- a CDS encoding redoxin family protein, translating to MPALFNFKKLLYKYWKDAFIVAVVFLGITAWQERNLLANDRPAVNFDLPILESTNTQPLFTPGKQTLVYFFAPWCSICKLSISNLSAVADDVKTVAVALDYQSINEITDFVGDQEVEVPVLLGNKLVGQSYKISAFPTYYLIDTKGNIAEKSMGYSSSLGLRWRTN from the coding sequence ATGCCTGCATTATTTAACTTCAAGAAATTACTTTATAAATATTGGAAGGATGCCTTCATAGTTGCGGTCGTTTTCTTGGGCATAACCGCTTGGCAGGAACGTAACTTACTGGCAAATGATCGCCCCGCAGTTAACTTTGACTTGCCAATTCTCGAATCAACAAACACTCAACCTCTGTTCACACCCGGAAAGCAGACTCTGGTATATTTTTTTGCGCCATGGTGCAGTATTTGTAAGCTGAGCATTAGCAATCTTTCTGCGGTAGCTGATGATGTGAAGACCGTAGCCGTTGCCCTTGATTACCAAAGCATAAATGAAATTACAGATTTTGTTGGTGATCAGGAAGTTGAAGTGCCGGTTTTACTTGGCAACAAACTAGTTGGTCAGAGCTATAAAATTTCTGCTTTTCCGACCTATTACCTTATAGATACGAAGGGGAATATTGCTGAAAAAAGTATGGGCTACAGCAGCTCTCTTGGGCTCCGCTGGAGAACGAACTGA
- the der gene encoding ribosome biogenesis GTPase Der, producing MVPVIALVGRPNVGKSTLFNRLTRSRDALVADYSGLTRDRKYGEGRLGERDYIVVDTGGISGDEEGIDYRMAEQSLLAIDEADIVLFIVDGRAGLNPADELIADHLRRCGKKAYLTVNKTDGIDPDIAMSDFYGLGLSEPLPIAASHGRGVTQLVEHVLEEIPVVELSEEEEELQRSKKIAIIGRPNVGKSTLVNRLLGEDRVVVFDQAGTTRDSIYIPYERNEELYTLIDTAGVRRRKNVHEAVEKFSIIKTLQAIKDANVVVLVIDAQEGISDQDLHMLGYVLDAGRSLVIALNKWDGMSGEEKEAVREQLRRRLDFVSFARMHFISALHGSGVGELYTSIDEAYEFAMMKWATNKLTRLLEDIVADHQPPMVRGNRIKLRYAHQGGSNPPVIVIHGNQTANLPSSYKRYLENKFTKVLGIKGTPLRFEFRSSDNPFKDKKNELSKRQQMKKLRFKQHLAKQKKKSKKR from the coding sequence ATGGTTCCTGTAATCGCCCTAGTAGGTCGGCCGAATGTCGGTAAATCAACGCTGTTTAACCGGTTGACCCGATCCCGTGACGCACTGGTTGCTGACTATTCCGGGTTAACCCGCGACCGTAAATACGGTGAGGGCCGGCTAGGTGAGCGCGATTATATCGTTGTCGATACCGGCGGAATTTCCGGTGATGAGGAAGGTATTGACTATAGGATGGCAGAACAGTCATTGCTGGCGATCGATGAAGCAGACATCGTACTGTTTATCGTTGATGGTCGTGCAGGGCTTAATCCTGCAGATGAATTGATTGCTGATCATTTACGTCGCTGCGGTAAAAAAGCCTATTTGACTGTTAATAAAACAGACGGCATTGATCCTGATATCGCTATGAGTGATTTCTACGGGCTGGGTCTGTCAGAGCCTCTGCCAATAGCCGCATCTCACGGCCGGGGTGTTACTCAGCTGGTTGAGCATGTACTGGAAGAAATTCCGGTTGTTGAGTTGAGTGAAGAGGAAGAAGAGTTACAGCGCAGCAAAAAAATCGCCATTATTGGCCGCCCGAATGTTGGGAAATCAACACTGGTGAATCGTTTGCTGGGTGAAGACCGGGTTGTTGTCTTTGATCAGGCAGGCACGACACGTGACAGTATCTATATTCCATACGAGCGTAATGAAGAGCTGTATACTCTAATAGATACCGCCGGCGTAAGACGTCGTAAAAATGTTCATGAAGCAGTAGAGAAGTTTTCTATTATTAAAACGCTACAGGCTATCAAGGATGCCAATGTAGTTGTTTTGGTTATAGATGCACAAGAAGGTATTTCTGATCAAGACTTGCATATGCTGGGCTATGTCCTTGATGCAGGGCGCTCACTGGTTATCGCACTGAATAAGTGGGATGGTATGAGCGGTGAAGAAAAAGAAGCAGTACGTGAACAATTGCGTAGGCGTTTAGACTTCGTATCTTTTGCCCGTATGCACTTTATTTCAGCATTGCACGGCAGTGGCGTAGGTGAGCTGTATACATCTATTGATGAGGCATACGAGTTTGCAATGATGAAGTGGGCTACGAATAAGTTGACCCGGTTGCTTGAAGATATTGTTGCTGATCACCAGCCGCCAATGGTACGTGGTAATCGTATTAAGCTTCGCTATGCGCACCAGGGTGGGTCGAATCCGCCGGTTATTGTTATTCATGGTAACCAGACTGCCAATCTGCCTAGTTCATATAAGCGTTATCTTGAAAACAAATTTACCAAAGTGCTTGGCATTAAAGGTACACCACTGCGTTTCGAATTCAGAAGTAGTGATAATCCATTCAAGGATAAGAAGAACGAATTAAGTAAGCGTCAACAGATGAAGAAACTGCGGTTTAAGCAGCATCTGGCTAAGCAAAAGAAAAAGTCTAAGAAGCGCTAA
- the bamB gene encoding outer membrane protein assembly factor BamB, which translates to MKYLTRLAVVGLMAANLSACGWFSSEVEIEPAPLVKFESEKDVDVVWRTSVGSLGEKFNQLTMGVTGERIYTSSAEGNVYALDRSTGDVVWSVDLDEPVVGGVGVGPKQIAVTTEQGVLIVLGIEDGSEMWRQQLQAEALSPAQMNEQILVSQLQNGSLVAFDTNTGEQKWTYDTQIPALTLRGTSAPIVALDATLAAFANGKLIAVDNRNGGLLWERLIAAADGKSELERIIDIDGQPILANGVVYVVSYQGKLVAVSVQDAQVLWSKDASSYRQLAAGFGNVYVSEDNGFIQAYDQRTSASVWRQPALEYREASAPAVLGNTVAVGDFDGYLHFMSQIDGRFVARYQVDGSGIRSDMKVVDDTLYVLTNAGRLAAIKLQ; encoded by the coding sequence ATGAAATATCTGACACGCCTTGCGGTAGTTGGTCTTATGGCTGCAAATCTGAGTGCCTGTGGCTGGTTTAGCAGTGAAGTAGAAATCGAGCCTGCGCCATTAGTTAAGTTTGAATCTGAAAAAGATGTTGATGTTGTATGGCGTACATCTGTTGGAAGCTTAGGTGAAAAATTCAATCAGCTAACCATGGGTGTAACCGGTGAACGTATTTACACCAGCAGTGCAGAGGGTAATGTTTATGCACTGGATCGCAGTACCGGTGATGTAGTCTGGTCAGTTGATCTTGATGAGCCGGTTGTTGGCGGCGTTGGTGTAGGTCCGAAACAAATTGCCGTTACCACCGAACAGGGTGTGCTAATAGTACTGGGAATCGAAGATGGCTCTGAAATGTGGCGTCAGCAGCTACAGGCGGAAGCACTTAGCCCTGCACAGATGAATGAGCAGATTCTTGTTAGTCAGTTGCAAAACGGAAGTCTTGTTGCGTTTGATACTAATACAGGTGAGCAGAAGTGGACCTATGATACACAGATTCCCGCACTGACTTTGCGTGGCACAAGTGCTCCGATCGTTGCTTTAGATGCAACTCTGGCGGCTTTTGCAAACGGCAAGCTAATTGCCGTGGATAACCGCAACGGTGGTTTGTTGTGGGAACGCCTGATCGCTGCTGCTGACGGTAAGTCAGAACTTGAACGTATTATTGATATAGATGGTCAGCCAATTCTGGCAAATGGCGTCGTGTATGTTGTCAGCTATCAGGGCAAACTGGTTGCTGTGAGTGTTCAGGATGCTCAGGTCCTTTGGTCAAAGGATGCCTCCAGCTATCGTCAGTTAGCGGCGGGTTTTGGTAATGTTTACGTCAGTGAAGATAACGGCTTTATTCAGGCGTACGATCAGCGCACCAGTGCGAGTGTTTGGCGTCAGCCTGCACTTGAATATCGTGAAGCGTCAGCACCTGCTGTTTTAGGCAATACTGTTGCGGTTGGTGATTTTGATGGCTATCTGCATTTTATGTCGCAGATCGATGGCCGTTTTGTTGCCCGTTACCAGGTTGACGGATCGGGTATCCGCAGTGATATGAAAGTTGTAGACGATACTTTGTATGTGTTGACGAATGCGGGACGTCTTGCTGCTATAAAACTGCAATAA
- a CDS encoding tRNA-queuosine alpha-mannosyltransferase domain-containing protein, with protein MKILLLSAYDADSHRYWHQNLIEQFPEHDWTLLTLPARYFSWRIRGNSLSWAFGPERSTLEQPYDLLIATSMTDLSALKGMVPNLANTPTMVYFHENQFAYPATEKAHKTVEPQILNIYTAASADRILFNTAYNRDTFLHGASALLKKLPDQVPAELVTRLKNRSEVLPVPLENRLFTSPEQSQLKHTDWQDDDQRALRIVWAARWEYDKGPGHLLAILQQFETQDIDYRLCLLGQKFRHSPNEFNLITEQFKHRLVQFGYAESRDEYLQWLRGADIFLSTAIHEFQGLSVSEAVTCGCLPLLPAREVYPVLFDETYLYSCSDDINQEAKGACEKLTEYSSPLTAPAQPDSSHLSWKNQRENYRQIFTELADQTLKN; from the coding sequence GTGAAGATCCTGCTGCTTTCTGCCTATGATGCCGATAGCCATCGTTACTGGCACCAGAACCTGATTGAGCAATTTCCTGAGCATGACTGGACTTTACTAACACTTCCCGCCCGTTACTTTTCCTGGCGAATCCGTGGCAACAGCCTGAGCTGGGCATTTGGTCCGGAAAGATCAACCCTCGAACAACCTTATGATTTACTGATCGCAACATCTATGACAGACCTTTCAGCACTCAAAGGTATGGTACCGAATCTGGCTAACACACCTACAATGGTATACTTCCACGAAAATCAATTCGCCTACCCGGCAACAGAAAAAGCGCATAAAACTGTAGAGCCACAGATACTCAATATTTATACAGCCGCGAGCGCAGACCGAATTCTGTTCAATACAGCATATAACCGCGATACATTTCTGCATGGCGCTTCTGCCTTACTGAAAAAACTCCCTGATCAGGTCCCTGCTGAATTAGTAACCAGACTAAAAAATCGCTCTGAAGTGCTACCCGTTCCATTAGAGAACAGACTATTTACTTCGCCAGAACAGTCACAACTAAAACATACTGACTGGCAGGATGATGATCAGAGAGCGCTTCGAATTGTCTGGGCGGCACGCTGGGAATACGACAAAGGGCCCGGCCATTTACTGGCTATTCTTCAGCAATTTGAAACGCAAGATATAGACTATCGGCTTTGTCTGCTGGGACAAAAATTTCGCCACTCTCCCAACGAATTCAATCTTATAACAGAACAGTTTAAACACCGCCTGGTTCAGTTTGGATACGCAGAGAGTCGTGATGAATATCTGCAATGGCTGCGCGGCGCTGATATATTTCTATCTACAGCCATTCATGAATTTCAGGGACTCTCGGTATCAGAAGCAGTAACCTGTGGCTGCCTGCCATTATTACCGGCTCGGGAAGTGTATCCGGTATTGTTTGATGAAACCTATCTTTACTCCTGCTCCGATGATATTAATCAGGAAGCTAAAGGCGCCTGCGAAAAACTCACGGAATATTCATCACCACTCACAGCCCCTGCTCAACCAGACTCATCTCATCTCAGTTGGAAAAACCAGCGAGAAAACTACCGTCAGATATTTACGGAACTCGCTGATCAAACACTCAAAAACTAA
- the hisS gene encoding histidine--tRNA ligase, which produces MAKIKAIRGMNDILPEQTPVWQFLESTVKNVLASYGYSEIRMPIVEQTDLFKRSIGEVTDIVEKEMYTFEDRNGESLTLRPEGTASCVRAGEEHGLLFNQTQRLWYQGPMFRYEKPQKGRYRQFHQIGVETFGMASADIDAEVIMLSARLWKQLGILDAVTLQLNSLGSNEARAVFRADLVTYLEAHKEELDEDSRRRLESNPLRILDSKDAKTQALLDKAPVLNDYLDDDSKSHFADLCEALDAAGIKYEINPRLVRGLDYYCKTVFEWVTDKLGAQGTVCAGGRYDGLVQQLGGRATPGVGFAMGVERLILLLETLEVIPSSLRQPFDVYLAAEQKGMQSRLVVLADQLRDAVPGLRIQLHCSGLKNIASKARQTGAAWVVLARQDEAGLLTANLWYNSEPTYDVAESDIAALLQQQQA; this is translated from the coding sequence TTGGCAAAAATTAAAGCCATCCGCGGAATGAACGACATTCTGCCGGAGCAGACGCCCGTCTGGCAATTTCTCGAATCTACTGTAAAAAATGTTCTGGCCAGTTATGGATACAGTGAAATCCGTATGCCAATTGTTGAGCAGACTGATTTGTTTAAGCGCTCTATTGGTGAAGTGACAGACATTGTCGAAAAAGAAATGTATACCTTTGAGGATCGCAACGGTGAAAGCCTGACGCTGCGTCCTGAAGGTACAGCCAGTTGTGTCCGTGCTGGTGAAGAGCATGGCTTGCTGTTCAATCAGACACAGCGTTTGTGGTACCAGGGGCCGATGTTCCGTTATGAGAAGCCACAAAAAGGACGTTATCGCCAGTTTCATCAGATTGGCGTAGAAACCTTTGGTATGGCCAGTGCGGATATTGATGCTGAAGTGATTATGCTGAGTGCGCGTCTGTGGAAGCAATTAGGCATTCTGGATGCGGTTACCTTGCAGCTGAATTCGCTGGGTAGCAATGAAGCAAGAGCAGTATTTCGTGCTGATCTGGTTACTTACCTTGAAGCACATAAAGAAGAGTTAGATGAAGACAGTCGTCGTCGGCTTGAGTCTAACCCGCTGCGTATCCTCGACAGTAAAGATGCGAAAACACAGGCTTTGCTGGATAAAGCACCTGTATTGAACGATTACCTTGACGATGACTCCAAGTCTCACTTCGCGGATTTATGTGAAGCATTGGATGCTGCTGGCATTAAGTATGAAATTAATCCGCGTTTGGTTCGCGGTCTGGATTACTACTGTAAAACTGTTTTTGAATGGGTGACTGATAAGCTCGGTGCTCAGGGTACGGTTTGTGCTGGCGGACGTTATGATGGCTTGGTTCAGCAGTTAGGTGGTCGTGCGACACCTGGTGTTGGATTTGCCATGGGTGTTGAGCGTCTTATTTTGTTGTTGGAGACTCTTGAAGTTATTCCTAGTTCACTGCGTCAGCCGTTCGATGTGTATTTAGCCGCTGAGCAAAAAGGCATGCAGTCCCGTTTGGTCGTATTAGCTGATCAGCTGCGTGATGCAGTGCCTGGGTTGCGGATTCAGTTGCACTGTAGCGGTTTGAAAAACATTGCCAGTAAAGCGCGTCAAACAGGAGCTGCCTGGGTGGTTCTTGCGCGTCAGGATGAAGCAGGTTTACTGACAGCAAACCTGTGGTATAACTCCGAGCCGACCTATGATGTTGCTGAGTCGGATATCGCTGCGTTATTGCAGCAACAGCAGGCATAA